Within Odontesthes bonariensis isolate fOdoBon6 chromosome 16, fOdoBon6.hap1, whole genome shotgun sequence, the genomic segment CAGGCactggattatttgaataatgGAAATACCTAAATTTTATGTTTCCGTACGACACTGTAGGAGGAAGAGAAGGCAGCAGAGGTTTTTGAAGAGTTCGTGGCATCCTTTGAGTCCAGCGAGAAAAGCCGAGTGAAGACTTTTGTCCACGGGGGAATTGTGAATGCAACAAAAGGTGAGCAGCGAAGACTCGAGGGCCTCTGCGGATGAAAATGAGCTATTTGATGTACAAAACTGTCCCTGTtcgaataaaaaaaacaaaaaaccccaCCAAATTTCCAAAGAAATGTTTAGATCTTATCACATGTATCgtcctcctttttccttcattggATGTCAAATGAAGAGTTGGTATTAAAATCTGGATCCACCTCTTCTGAATggtttaataaaacaccttTTTGACTCGGAGGACTTTTATTTAGCAGGTAGACTTCTGAGTAACTtaaagcttaaagggatagttcgcctcttttgaaatgaagctgtatgacctcccatattagcaatatcatttattaaattttcttaccccctgctgcgtcctgtgagctgagttccaccctcgttttggcgttgacgaaggtagtccggctagttggctggggtttaaaaaataaagcgttttgcttctcaaaacaatatgtgttcaaaagagtaatacatttgcatcacaaaatcgttctccaggaaagagtcagacctcacaatcgcttggccctattttctctcccttcgtatcactgcgtgctgccgcctgccgacagccgcgcctgttacagtgtttgctgctcggaagcaggggactgctcggtctgcacttcggtctgcacagcaggcagtgatacgaagggagagaaaatagggccaagcgattgtgaggtctgactttttcctggagaacgattttgtgatgcaaatgtattactcttttgaacgcatattgttttgagaagcaaaacactttattttttaagccccagccaactagccggactaccttcgtcaacgccaaaacgaggctggaactcggctcacaggacgcagcagggggtaagaaaatgttcataaatgatgttgctaatatgggatttCATACAgcctcatgtcaaaagaggcgaactatccctttaattggAAACGCATAATAAAGACGTAGACTTAATTGTTCTTGGAACTACGAGCGATCTGTTCGGTTGTCCTGCCCACAGGCAGACGGACGAGGTTCAGTTTGCACCAGCAGGAAGGAATGAATTGAAAGGTCGGCgttggtttgttttctttgtttcagaGGAGGAAGCGGCAGAGGTCAAGAAAAGTAAGCTGTATCGACCTGCGACCAAGTTCGTCCCCGTGCCTCAGCATGTCTCCCCACCAGCAACCGCTGAAAGCAAGAAGTCTGTGAGTTTGTGCTCTGATGTCTGCGAACAGGAGCGTTTACTCCTCTCTAAATGCTGCTCCCAACCGAATCGTGCAATCAGTCGTTGAAAATGAATTTCTCTGTGTTGGGCGAACAGGCGTTTAAGAAAAAGGCAGACGAAAAAAAGAAGAGCAACCTCGAACTGTTCAAAGAGGAACTTAAGCTGTAAGTCTATGAGTAGATATGCACAGTACCGTGTTTCAGTGTGACCTGTTGTCCACGTGAGCCTGTTTctctgtgaaaaaaataaatgcagaaTCCAAGAGGAGCGCGAGGAAAGGCATAAGAGGAAGAAAAGTGACCCTGGAGGAGGCGGGGAAGGCGGAGCTTTGGGAGAGCTGGACATACCATTATCAGGGCGATCAAGTAAAACCTCAGTATCAACACTTTATTGGTCAAATGGTTTGCTAAGCTACCAGCTAAACACCATCTTGTCTGGTCCTGCAGTGTTGTACGACGACCTGACGGTGCCGGTCACCACCAACCTCTACATCAACTGCATCAGCCCAAAGGTAAAGGAGGAGGCCGACTCGGTTGGGTGGAGCGCGGTGCAGCTGTGCATCGCTCACCTTCTCTTGTGTTCTTCCAGATGAACGAAGAGATGCTCTGCAGAGAGTTCTGTAAATACGGCCCCCTGGCCAGCGTGAAGATCATGTGGCCCCGAACAGACGAGGAGCGCTGCAGGACCTCCAACCGAGCCTTCGTGGCTTTCATGACGCGCAAAGATGCGGAAAGAGCCATGGCTGCCCTTGATGGTAACACTGACTTCTGCACACGGTTTGGGTTTAATCTCACAGCCACTACAGCGTTATCTTCGTGTTCCAGACCGGCTTTTGTTTTGCGTTTGCAGGGAAAGTAATTATGGGCTTTGAGATGAAGCTGGGATGGGGCAAACCAGCCCGCATTCCACCTCAGCCTCTGTACACGCCGGTCGGGGTGAGAGCCGCGCCGCCGCCCCCCTCCGGCCTTCCTTTTAACGCTCAGCCCAGGGATCGCTTCCGCaatgacttcaccaagccgctgGGCATGTCCAAGGCCGAGCTGGACAAGGTAAGGTCACATGTCCGAGTCGTGGGTGTTAAACTGCATTTAGATGCTGATGCTAGAGAACTTTTACCTCCTTTAGAGACTTTTCTGTTGAATCGAGAAACATTCGTTTTAAGCTCCAGCTggttgaaaaaaaattcaaatttagtTCAAATAAGTGTGGATCGTGTTATTATGTTGATGCCTGTTTACTGGTCTGTCCTGCAGTGCAGTGCCATTTGACTTGATGCCGGGGatgctgtgtctgtgtgtagaaACTGTTAATAGAaacgtttgtttgttttttcattttgtagTTTAGcttttgtagattttttttttcttctttttttttttttttgtactggaGTACTAAATCTGTGTTCCCCTCCCCCAGTTCACTGACTATGAATGCTATAGTCGTTTTCTATGCTGTATGTATCCTGCAGTGTTTCATCTGTACAAGTTCTCACTTTTTAATATTTTCACTATTTGATTTGACTTCACAAACAGACTCTGTCCGAAGCCGTAGTCAAAGTGGTTATCCCAACCGAAAGGTACACACACTCTTCTTACTACGACTGACCAGCTGTCATGATACAAGTGTCATAGGACAGAGGCTGAGGTGCACTGATCTTTTGTCCATGCTTACTCTTTGAGGCAGGAGAAAGAAGGTTTAATGCGCTTATATACACGCTGAACACCAGCTTTAGAGCGTGGAGTATCTCATCCTGTTTCTACCACCCAGGCAGTGTTATTCTAAGAGGTTTAGGACTGTCATTTGTACCAACGTCTTTGAGTGCTGGGCTTCCCCGCGGGTTGGCTGAGACACTGCAGACCGATACAGCTAGAAGGCAGATAGATTTGACATTAACCCCCAGTCagatgatgtcatcagtgagttttttttcaggGTGTAAGCGCAGCGGCACATCTGACACCATGATGCATGAGGAGGGCTTTAGTTTAGACAGGTTTCAGGCATGAAGCCCCGATCCTAGGTGTCTTTCCACGGAaatgtcacacagctgctggCTTGTTATTATGTGCTGAAACTGTCCTGTTCCAATAATTTGTCTGAAAATAGAAAACCATCGCAGTTAAAGGCGCGTCCGACAGGGCCGTAATGAAGCATGGCCTCTGAATTCTCACGCAAGTTTGGTGTCTTGAATTTCTTTAAGtttgaaaactaaatgattaCTTCTAAACTTTGGATTGGAGCACGACCAGGTCAGTTTTCCTGAGTGAATATTGTTACTTTATGGTCGCGTTGACCCAGCAGCGATCAAATATTCTGGCTTATTGTCCCGTTTAGAGGGTGTCGGCTTTGCAGTGTTGCACTCTGGGACGCCATGTGCACGGTCATCTTaagagacatttttttaaattgtgaatGGTTTATGCGTAGGGTCAAATAAACACGATTTGACAGTCAGACGAGAGTTTTCATAGGCCACTAGTTGACTTTGAAGAGGCGCCAGAGATCTGATGATGTAACTTACAGAGAGATGAGTGTGCACTGTGAGTGAAGACGCGAAGCCTGCTCTGATATCCCCTTCTCTCTCCGCAGGAACCTATTGTTCCTCATTCACAGAATGATAGAGTTTGTGGTGCGTGAAGGACCCATGTTTGAAGCCATTATAATGAACAAGGAGAAAAGCAATCCAGATTACAGGTAGGTGTGCCGCAGACGGTCGGTCCTCCATCTCAACACGGACGCTCATCTTTCTCATCATCCGTTTTTCTTCAGGTTCCTTTTCGATAACAAAAGTCAAGACCATGTGTACTATCGTTGGAAACTGTTCTCCATCCTCCAGGTACGTTTGTGCTGCAGAAGCTGCGACGTTAAACCCTTTGACTCGCTGCTCGCTGGGTTAGCAGTTACCTGGTTAATGTATTTCCCCGCAGGGAGAGTCCCCGACAGAGTGGAGGACGGCTGATTTCCGGCTGTTCCGAGGAGGCTCGTTATGGCGGCCGCCCATCCTAAACAACTACTCTGAGACGGGTGAAGACGACGAGGAGGTGGAGGACGAGGTGTCCCTGGAAGAGGAGGTGAAGAAAGGGCAGCTCAGAGCTGAGTGAGTCTTTCCAGCTGATTTTACTCGCACGCTTTATTGCTGGTGGTACCTTTCTTCTAACTAAATGTTCTGTTCTGTGAACGCCACTCAGGCACAAACAGAGACTGGAGACGCTTCTCAAAGAGCTCGCTCCCGGCAGAGAAGATGTCGCCAACGCCATGCTGTTCTGTCTCGACCGTGCAGACGCAGCAGAAGAAGTCGTGGGGCACATCGCTGACTCCTTCTCATTGCTCCAAACGCCCCTACAGACCAAGGCTGGTTGCCTCTTTGTCTTTATCGACATAAATTCAAAGTTATATGTATTATAACATATCTAAACGTTTTGTCCTCAATCTCACAGATTTCTAGATTGTATCTTGTGTCGGATATCCTGCACAACTCATCTGCCAAAGTCGCCGGTGCATCCTATTATCGTAAATAGTAAGAGACTTCCCCTTAACGCACCTTCGGCTCTGATTCCTTTTCATTTCTGTCCCTTCCGACGGTCTTAAGATGTTTCTGTCTTTTCAGTTTTGAAACAAAGTTACCGCAGATATTCGgagaccttaacgcagcgcacAAAAACATACAAGCCCGGCTGCAGGCCGAACAGTTTAAGGTAATCATGTCACTGATTTTCccccacaaaaagacaaaagaaagaaaaacaagcgtttttttgttttgtttttttctttctctccagcAAAAGGTGATGATTTGTTTTAGAGCGTGGGAGGACTGGGCCATATATCCACAGCCTTATCTAATCCTCCTTCAAAATATCTTTCTGGGCTTTGCCAAACCAGGAGAGGAGGCGGCAGAGGCTGCGAAGGTGAGCTTATCTCTTCACTGCAGACATCACTGCCTCTTTAGCAGCACGACCGAACCGAATGACTCTTTCTGCTTTCAGGAGGCTTCCTGCGAGCTGGACGGTGCACCCATGGACGGCGCCCTTATAGATGGCCTACCTTTGGGCAGAGCTCCTGTGGATGACATAGACGGCTGCCCCATGGGCTGGGACCCCCTGGATGGAGTCCCCGTTGATGATATAGACGGCGTTCCTCTCGGCGTTGCCATCGACGACATCGACGGAATGCCCTGTGAGTCCTCGGCGTACTGCATCGATCACAACCCTCAAACTTAagtccactgtttcacgtcgcTGTTGTCGGCATCTTAAATCCACTCGGTGATTCACACCCTTCTGAGCGCCTCGGTTCGCGCTCTGAAAGTCTTGATTGTTCTTGTCGTGTCTCAGTTATTTACTTAATGACCTACGGTGGTTCTGACCCGGGTTTCTCTTTGGTTTAAACAGTAGATGAGAGCAACGCCGCCCTCTCTGGAGTGCCTTTGTCCAAATGGGAGAAGACCAGTGGAACTGGGAGATTTTCTCAAGGTAAGACCCGACATAATTCAAttctattcaattcagttttatttatatagcgccaaattacaacaaatgtcatctcaaggcacttaaataataaagtccaattcaagccaattggaattcaattcattgtaatcataattatttacaaaataatccagttcattcatatagagccaattcaaaaacaattccctagctaaggaaaccaacagattgcaccgaaacttgtcttcagtccaatctcccgtcctgagcgtgcctgaggcgactgtggagaggaacgactccctttgaacaggaagaaacctctggcagaaccagaaccaggaagggtggccatccgcctccaccagctggggtttgagaggacagaaaagaggggaaaaacccactgtaacaccattcaaaggatacctgttggaacagggaaacacgagt encodes:
- the LOC142402222 gene encoding U2 snRNP-associated SURP motif-containing protein isoform X1, encoding MADKKGKPATPIKSLTKKEKEKLKKKEEEKAAEVFEEFVASFESSEKSRVKTFVHGGIVNATKEEEAAEVKKSKLYRPATKFVPVPQHVSPPATAESKKSAFKKKADEKKKSNLELFKEELKLIQEEREERHKRKKSDPGGGGEGGALGELDIPLSGRSSKTSVSTLYWSNGLLSYQLNTILSGPAVLYDDLTVPVTTNLYINCISPKMNEEMLCREFCKYGPLASVKIMWPRTDEERCRTSNRAFVAFMTRKDAERAMAALDGKVIMGFEMKLGWGKPARIPPQPLYTPVGVRAAPPPPSGLPFNAQPRDRFRNDFTKPLGMSKAELDKTLSEAVVKVVIPTERNLLFLIHRMIEFVVREGPMFEAIIMNKEKSNPDYRFLFDNKSQDHVYYRWKLFSILQGESPTEWRTADFRLFRGGSLWRPPILNNYSETGEDDEEVEDEVSLEEEVKKGQLRAEHKQRLETLLKELAPGREDVANAMLFCLDRADAAEEVVGHIADSFSLLQTPLQTKISRLYLVSDILHNSSAKVAGASYYRKYFETKLPQIFGDLNAAHKNIQARLQAEQFKQKVMICFRAWEDWAIYPQPYLILLQNIFLGFAKPGEEAAEAAKEASCELDGAPMDGALIDGLPLGRAPVDDIDGCPMGWDPLDGVPVDDIDGVPLGVAIDDIDGMPLDESNAALSGVPLSKWEKTSGTGRFSQAKTESKWDAVGEPDGEEEVNISCNSQEEDEDSESDSSADSCSSPNYDSAVFQSSLRSFQMSESKRKRLREVEVKVMKFQDELESGKRQKKSGLTIMKEVEHYRNKLLQKEFQKDEDKNEKSKSKERPKDDRRNKERSKRNDGDRRRTGDQPRKSRSISPLKRTRSPKSSKRSRSPSPNQKSRKSKSRSPHRSHKKAKKSKH
- the LOC142402222 gene encoding U2 snRNP-associated SURP motif-containing protein isoform X2; translated protein: MADKKGKPATPIKSLTKKEKEKLKKKEEEKAAEVFEEFVASFESSEKSRVKTFVHGGIVNATKEEEAAEVKKSKLYRPATKFVPVPQHVSPPATAESKKSAFKKKADEKKKSNLELFKEELKLIQEEREERHKRKKSDPGGGGEGGALGELDIPLSGRSMLYDDLTVPVTTNLYINCISPKMNEEMLCREFCKYGPLASVKIMWPRTDEERCRTSNRAFVAFMTRKDAERAMAALDGKVIMGFEMKLGWGKPARIPPQPLYTPVGVRAAPPPPSGLPFNAQPRDRFRNDFTKPLGMSKAELDKTLSEAVVKVVIPTERNLLFLIHRMIEFVVREGPMFEAIIMNKEKSNPDYRFLFDNKSQDHVYYRWKLFSILQGESPTEWRTADFRLFRGGSLWRPPILNNYSETGEDDEEVEDEVSLEEEVKKGQLRAEHKQRLETLLKELAPGREDVANAMLFCLDRADAAEEVVGHIADSFSLLQTPLQTKISRLYLVSDILHNSSAKVAGASYYRKYFETKLPQIFGDLNAAHKNIQARLQAEQFKQKVMICFRAWEDWAIYPQPYLILLQNIFLGFAKPGEEAAEAAKEASCELDGAPMDGALIDGLPLGRAPVDDIDGCPMGWDPLDGVPVDDIDGVPLGVAIDDIDGMPLDESNAALSGVPLSKWEKTSGTGRFSQAKTESKWDAVGEPDGEEEVNISCNSQEEDEDSESDSSADSCSSPNYDSAVFQSSLRSFQMSESKRKRLREVEVKVMKFQDELESGKRQKKSGLTIMKEVEHYRNKLLQKEFQKDEDKNEKSKSKERPKDDRRNKERSKRNDGDRRRTGDQPRKSRSISPLKRTRSPKSSKRSRSPSPNQKSRKSKSRSPHRSHKKAKKSKH